gagaaaacttgggtgaaaagatgggttttcaggtgtttttttaaaattgccagagatggggaggatcgtatctcagcagggagcacatttcacaatcttggggcagccaccgagaaggcccatctctgtgtagccaccaaatgagttggcggtaactggagacggacctcctcagatgacctcaatgggcggcagggcttgtagtgaagaagacactctcatTACCAATGGTATTCTAGTTCAGAAAACAGATATGACTCCTGTCCAGATATCTTACTATCTATAAGGCTACGGACACCTCAAAGAAAAAGGTGATGGAGAGGTAGGGCTTAATAAAGTATTGGAGGGGGAAGTTGAGAGGCAACAGAGACCTCTCTAGACTCAGAGTCACTGGGCAACATCCAAACtctgtcatgactaagcaccattaatatcaatgggacaagttagtcatgatgaagtcctattaatttcaatgagacttaatcACTAgcttagtctgaatgctgcccactGTAGTAGCTACTTACACAGCTGGCTGTTTGAACATCTAAGTGCATTGGGATTAACTAAGCCACTCTAAggttattacttattattattattacatttatatcccgctcttcctccaaggagcccagagcggtgtactacatacttgagtttctcctcacaaccacccggtgaagtaggttaggctgagagagaagtgactggcccagagtcacccagctagtattatggctgaacggggatttgaacttgggtctccccggtcctagtccagcactctaaccaccacaccacgctggcttcttaCACTGATGGCTTCACTTGCTGTCAGCTAACTTTGTGGCAAATGATCAGGCTTAGCACAACAGCTCTGTCAGAAGCCCCTCACAACAGCTAGTTTTTTTTTCTCGGTGCATCTGGCCTTGCACAGGCTGCCAATCTGAGAATGTGAGGGCAGCTGCTTACCTAGAAATGGCAGCACACTTGCCTTGGCCTCCCCACCTGCACTGACACATTACCTCTCAGCACCTGCTGGATgtttcctctttttctctctctcctcctttgtgTCTTCCAAGGCTTTGTGATCTGGACTACTTTTGACCCCATTTCTTTGGTCTGATTCCTTCTCCTTGTGGGCTTTGCTGAGGCGGCCTGTCACAGAAAAAGCCAAAAACCCAAGATGGACACATACACCTGGGGTGAGAGGAGATTTTCTGCAAGCGTTCAAACTGAGCTATACAATCAAGAATGCTTTTTGTTTGAGAAGGTAAGGGTTCATGTCCAGAATCTCTACGAGACACTACTATATGGTAGTCCCCAGAGCAGAACTGGAAAATACAAGTTCTCTGGATTTGGGCAGTATCATTGGAGAAAAGAGCCAACACTTACTTAGATCTTTGGCCAGCTTATCGTATTCCTTCTGTGTTACAGGCCGCACTCCATGCTGACTCACAGTCACTATTTGGCCACCGATGGCCAACTTCACCATGATGCGAGCATTATCTGCATCCACACCTTCAAtctaagacagacagacagggggTTTGTGAGTGGAATGGTgcccagaaacaacaaacaaGTGGTGTAAAAATCAAGATACGACATGAAGTAGAGTGCCTTCTGCCATCTGAAGGTAGGACTCCTTGACAGCCGCTGACTAAAAGCACTATGGGGCTTGCAATTGTACCAATTATGTAAAGCAGGTTTCAAACTTCACTTATAAGCTTCACTTATCAGGGCCTTTCCACTTCCAAAAGAAGCCTTCAGATCATGGTtttccaaaatggattgtgaattTAAAGACTGTGCAGTACACTGTGAAAACTACAATCCCCAAGAGCCCTTGAGAGATGCAAAGACATCACATTTACAAATTGAGGAAAGAGAAAAAGTAGAGAGGAGACAGGTAACTATGGGTAACAGTGTGTGGGGTAGGTTATTGGACCTTGTTAGTCTCTCAGATACACCCCCAGTGGCTTAAGGACCAGGGAATGGAAAATAAAGTCTATATGTTGTATAGCTGAGACTTTCAAACACTATCAAAGCAAGCCTCATCACCAAGACACATGCCATACAGATGGCTCAACCCAGGTCaatggaaagagggaaagaactGATGGTGTACCCTATAGGCATGGAAAAAAGACAGAAGCAGTAAAATCATGGGAAGCCAGGCATCACTCCTTCAGTCCTCAGCTCTGTCCATTAATAAGCACAAGGCATCCTGCTAGTAATTTGACACTGAAAGGGGCTTTTGGGTGGGTTCATCCTGTTCCAGTCAAGATGCACACCAATTGGAGtggtctattttatttatttacttattcaatcaaatttgtacaccgccccaaactttcgtctctgcgaggttaccaatagcataaaacaatttaaaatatatacaaaaacttgaaacaatttaacaatttaaaaatcacctacaaattaacaccttaaaattttaaagaactgaaaaagcttgggtgaagaggtgggttttcaaatgcttttttaaaattgtcagagatggggaggattgtatatcagtagggagcacattccacaatctcagggcagcaaccaagaaagcccgtccccatgtggccaccagccaagctggcggcgactggagacggatctctccggatgaccccagtgggcggtggggctcataatgaagaagatgttctcttagatacccaggctTTCCCTAGCAATTGCTTGTAACTCTACAGGGAGGCCCACTACTCACTTTCAGAATCTCTACTCTAGGGAGCATTTACACTGGTCTCAGTACAAAGTGAAAAAAATAACTCTAGCAAAGTAATAGCTCACCTTTCCATACAGCTCCTTGTGAGGCCCAGCATCAATGAAGACTGCACCTCCAGGCACCAATCCCAGAGGCTCATCCTTGTTCTTTGAGGACTCCTCACCCGGCTTTGGTGGTCGTCGAGGTCCTGAGGGCTGCAGGTCCTGAGCTGCTGAGAGGTTAGCGCCAAGGCCAAGGCCCTTAGGCCGAAGGCGGTTTTCCTTTGGCTTCACATCcctaggggttttttgttttagggGGAGAGGGGGTCAAGGAGAAGAGCAGGATCAAACAAAAGGAGAACATTTGATCCTGTCCATGTTTGGACAGTACTTCAGAGTGTGAATGCATGTGCTTTCATGGACAGAGTACTGAATAGACAAGGAAGCATTGGGTTCAAATCTCAGCACACTTATAGAAAACAATCATTCCCACTAAGATAATTTTAGGTTCGTAAGAACTTCAAAAGAACCCTTAAAACCTCACCTGAAAGCAACTTCGATTAAACATAATTTAAACCTATGCCACCTTAAAATGTAGTTTATAAAATATACCCAAGAATAAAAaccacatgctcacaagtttctaAAGGCATATCGATCAAGGCCATAATTCTAGACAGCCGTGTGCATGGAGTGGGATAGGAACAATTCACACTGTATGCACAAGCTAGAGGGGCTTCCAAACATTTTTACTGCAGCCATTCAGGTGGTACATGGGGCAAgcccctttttcatttagaacTGGCTTGTCCATTCTATCAGGCAACTGGCTGCAGTAAAAACTTGTGCTTCTCTCACTGCTCCCATACTACTGCTGTCTACTACTTCCACACAGCAGAAGTCTAAAATTCACTTCAGTAACATTTCCTTCTTGAATAAACACATTCCTAAGGACAGAGGTAATTATTTCCTACTTATGTAACACCACGAAATGCCATATCACAAGAGCCTCGGGGCACCTTAGCAATTAATTTATCAGAGCACAAACAAGCTTGTGTGGATAACAGCCCACTTCATCAAATGTTATCCTCAACATGGCATGCACATTTGTatatgtgcacatgtacacacatataTGGAAAAAGATGTGAACTTGTCgtttatgctacaataaacaTGTTAATTTTAACTGTGCCACAAAGTGCTTTGTAGTTCATGCtgaaacagacacacacagctaCTCCTCTGGAAGCTGTCAGGTGCTGTGCACAGAgggataacagcagcagccaaatACCATCTCAGAACACTCACTGTTTGAAGGTGTGCCCGATGCCCTCACCCGCCTTCCAGCCCATGCCCTTCAACATGGCCAGACCATAGGCCTCCACTGGAACCTCCTCATAATCTGTCTCAGTCGACTATCAACAGGGGGCGGGAGAGAAAAGAAGACAGGCATTATATTAGTTCCACTGTCTATTCATAGAAAGTCActgtatttatatttaaaatatttataacccactcctccagtacaacACTGCTCAAGGTACAACAGAGAtaacttgcagagataacaaaattattaaaattccactttttaaaaaggacccAATTAAAGCCAAATTTGCAGCAGTTAAGAACCAGCTAACTAGCTCTTACCGATTCTGGGCGGAGACTGACATCAACTTTCTCTCCATCCTCATAGCCATCAGGGACACGATTCTGCATGAGGAGGGGAATGGTAAATGTGGGGTCTAGCTTCGTACCACTCTCCCATTGCTCCTGTGACTTCTTGGATTCTGAATATGAAGAGAATGAATAAGCTAAAGCATAAGCAAGTAACAAGCCACAGAGTTAAGTCAGGGGAGGCTCAGAAGTCCCGTATTCTCTTCTATGCCCAGGAAAAGGGACTGGCATACAGCACATCTGCCTATAAGATCCCAATTGTCAGACAGGGAAGCTGGATGCTTGCCGATTCAGACCACTGTTTATGCTTCCATAATCTTAAGGTTAGACTTTGGTGGTCTCTCTTACTAGGTTATTGTGAtaagaaatggaaagaaaaaaTGTTTCCTGCCCTGGCCATTAAGAGAAAGCGGAGGGAGTTCTCACCTTCAATAAGCTCTCTAACTGCTTGTGCCTCAACACCATTGTTCTCCTCTTGTTCCTGGAGAGTTGCAGGGACCTCTTCCTTCTTCCACTGGTTCCTCTGGATCAAGGGAATGATGAGCTCTTTTGGCTGTGGGGCTGGCCGAACACTGCAGAGGAAGAGAAGACACACCAGTTAAAACCAGAGACAAGACTTGTTGACACATTTGCAGAATCTGATGGTGAAGTACAAGAGAGGCAACCTTCTGGTAAATTCTAACCTCTCACACAACTGATGGGTTAGATCACATTCTGGGTGGGAGAAAGAATACTAATGAAAACCACTGAGAACAATACACACTTGCAGACCTAAGACTATTGTTTTAcattagggctgcacaacttcagccctcctgcagattttggcctacaaacatgatccctgactattggccactgtggctggggattatgggaaataTAGTGCTAACACAAATGGAGAGCTGAAGTTTTGCAGCCGTGTTTCACAATCTGCACATTCTAATATCCTGTGGCATCACAGATATACACATACAGCACAGACTGGAAGTGCAGCAAACATTTGACAAATGCATACAATATTTTCAGCCTGTCTTCTCTTCCCTATGCATTACAATGCAGCCCAAACGATGAACATGCGAAACTGTTTCCCCCAGGAAGGAAAGGCAGGCAAAGGGCTAACCGAAAGACCATTAATTAGTGGGATATACCTTTATTACCACTTGCTCTAAAGACAAAACACTATCACAGAAGTCCTATTTAGGTTATGTTCAATCTGCGTACAGTGTACCTACATACAGAGCCATACACACATATGgttactcacacattatgttcatatACAGTAGTAGACATTCCATCTGCTCTGTGTTTGAGGCAGCCTGCACccataaacatttaaaatgaatctaggtacagtcattcatgcaaaGAACTGTAAAGcagagtcggtgttgactcctgtccaggcaaccaaagagccatgtcgttttcttggtagaatacaggaggggtttaccat
Above is a window of Hemicordylus capensis ecotype Gifberg chromosome 2, rHemCap1.1.pri, whole genome shotgun sequence DNA encoding:
- the GPKOW gene encoding G-patch domain and KOW motifs-containing protein gives rise to the protein MAEAASKPAENAEKAAAAPAAPVSFGFTRTTGRRRLLAVTGRAGGEEKQELDFLRAVEGRELQSVRPAPQPKELIIPLIQRNQWKKEEVPATLQEQEENNGVEAQAVRELIEESKKSQEQWESGTKLDPTFTIPLLMQNRVPDGYEDGEKVDVSLRPESSTETDYEEVPVEAYGLAMLKGMGWKAGEGIGHTFKQDVKPKENRLRPKGLGLGANLSAAQDLQPSGPRRPPKPGEESSKNKDEPLGLVPGGAVFIDAGPHKELYGKIEGVDADNARIMVKLAIGGQIVTVSQHGVRPVTQKEYDKLAKDLSRLSKAHKEKESDQRNGVKSSPDHKALEDTKEEREKKRKHPAGAERDYHPGKQSKSSSSSGSNSSSSSSRVHHWLRRDLRVRFVDKLYKGGKYYNTKMVIEDVLKPDICACRTEEGRILDGIQESMLETIIPRGDSAWVMVVLGEHAGQVGRILRRNKEQSCALVQLQRDEDKLLTLDYDAVCHYVGGSEDD